A part of bacterium genomic DNA contains:
- a CDS encoding TspO/MBR family protein has translation MNIKAIISNKKNILILAFSLLICEIVWAIGVFTDKFVINDASLVWYKYLFKPAFNPSVSFYQVVWLIISLLTGIALYFILNSKNTDQQVFLDKLKKIGINPEPYSGKSNKKLALILFGIQLILSALIIPAFFGLMSNFGGLATAFLVCLSAFAVFYNFYKISIPAAFLMVPSVLWSAYLVGLYFTFWLFNNAALTIWLSNHIK, from the coding sequence ATGAATATAAAAGCAATAATTTCAAACAAAAAAAATATTTTAATATTGGCATTTTCCTTGCTGATTTGTGAAATAGTCTGGGCAATCGGTGTATTTACAGACAAATTTGTCATAAATGATGCGTCTTTAGTTTGGTACAAATATCTTTTTAAACCTGCCTTCAATCCTTCTGTGTCGTTTTATCAAGTGGTTTGGCTGATTATATCTTTATTAACAGGTATAGCCCTGTATTTTATCTTAAACAGCAAAAATACAGACCAGCAAGTCTTTCTGGACAAACTTAAAAAAATAGGCATAAATCCCGAGCCGTATTCAGGCAAGAGCAACAAAAAACTCGCACTAATTTTATTTGGCATTCAACTTATTCTAAGCGCGCTTATTATACCTGCGTTTTTTGGTTTAATGTCTAATTTTGGCGGCTTGGCAACAGCATTTCTGGTGTGTTTATCAGCATTTGCAGTGTTTTATAACTTCTACAAAATATCAATACCCGCAGCTTTTTTGATGGTTCCGTCGGTTTTATGGTCTGCTTACCTTGTGGGGTTATATTTTACTTTCTGGTTATTTAATAATGCCGCGTTGACAATATGGCTTTCTAACCATATAAAATAG